The Bacillus andreraoultii sequence NNNNNNNNNNNNNNNNNNNNNNNNNNNNNNNNNNNNNNNNNNNNNNNNNNNNNNNNNNNNNNNNNNNNNNNNNNNNNNNNNNNNNNNNNNNNNNNNNTAAGAATGGCTATTCATTCGATCGAAACCAAAACCATTTTTAGCTTCCTTGATGTAATTCTCCATCGTTCCTCTTTTTTGATAAGCTTGGACGATATCTTTTGGAGAAGCGATTTCAAAATTGGTGACAAAAAAGGAATGCGTAAAGAACAGTTCACCCGCAGGTCGTACAGATTGAATGATGACCTTTCTAGGTTTCAACCAAGATTTTGCTTGGTAAATGGTTTCTTCAAAATAGCGTTCTGTTTTTGAAACATCTTCAGGTACAGATGTAGGATGATACTCTTCCGCCAGACTTTTTAATTGTGCATTTGATTTTAAACGAATAACGTAATAAACCGATTCTCTCTCACACAGTTCATACAGGGCAGGCACGGCAAATCCACTGTCCCCACGAAGAAACAAACTCGTTTCCGGGAATGTTTCGTTGTAATGTTCAATCAGAGGCTGAATAAATTCGACCACACCATTGGAGGTGTAGACGTTTCCCGGGCGAAGTTTCGCTTTCAAAAAGTCGCCAGTAGCTCCATCAAAGGCAACTAAAGGATGAAATCCCAAAGTTCCATAATGAGCATTGAAAGAGGATGACTCTTGGTTACCATACGTATCAGAATGGGTAGAATCTAAATCAATAAATAGAGCTTGCGATTTTCTAAAAGCATGAATTTTATCACGTAATTCTTGATTCGCTTGATTTAAATGATCAATCGATTCTTGGTTAAATCGAGTGTAAAAACGAGATAAGCTCGGTTGAGAAGCGAGAGCTGGTGTATCAATAATTTCTGTAAAAACAGGACCCCTTGTCAATTGATCGGCAGCGTCATCTTCATAATATCCAGCAATGATTTGATAGATCTTTTAACGTAATAAGTTTTCACTTGAATGAAAGTAATAGGCTCTTGGATCATCTAGTTTTAAGTGGTTTTCCAAAGTCTTGGAAAATCCTATTTTTTCATCAAACTCTCTAAAAAGAAGTTCACCCGTATCCGAGGAAAGAGANNNNNNNNNNNNNNNNNNNNNNNNNNNNNNNNNNNNNNNNNNNNNNNNNNNNNNNNNNNNNNNNNNNNNNNNNNNNNNNNNNNNNNNNNNNNNNNNNNNNNNNNNNNNNNNNNNNNNNNNNNNNNNNNNNNNNNNNNNNNNNNNNNNNNNNNNNNNNNNNNNNNNNNNNNNNNNNNNNNNNNNNNNNNNNNNNNNNNNNNNNNNNNNNNNNNNNNNNNNNNNNNNNNNNNNNNNNNNNNNNNNNNNNNNNNNNNNNNNNNNNNNNNNNNNNNNNNNNNNNNNNNNNNNNNNNNNNNNNNNNNNNNNNNNNNNNNNNNNNNNNNNNNNNNNNNNNNNNNNNNNNNNNNNNNNNNNNNNNNNNNNNNNNNNNNNNNNNNNNNNNNNNNNNNNNNNNNNNNNNNNNNNNNNNNNNNNNNNNNNNNNNNNNNNNNNNNNNNNNNNNNNNNNNNNNNNNNNNNNNNNNNNNNNNNNNNNNNNNNNNNNNNNNNNNNNNNNNNNNNNNNNNNNNNNNNNNNNNNNNNNNNNNNNNNNNNNNNNNNNNNNNNNNNNNNNNNNNNNNGACTCTTGGTTACCATACGTATCAGAATGGGTAGAATCTAAATCAATAAATAGAGCTTGCGATTTTCTAAAAGCATGAATTTTATCACGTAATTCTTGATTCGCTTGATTTAAATGATCAATCGATTCTTGGTTAAATCGAGTGTAAAAACGAGATAAGCTCGGTTGAGAAGCGAGAGCTGGTGTATCAATAATTTGTGTAAAAACAGGATCCCTTGTCAATTGATCGGCAGCGTCATCTTCATAATATCCAGCAATGATTTGATAGATCTTTTGACGTAATAAGTTTTCATTTGAATGAAAGTAATAGGCTCTTGGATCATCTAGTTTTAAGTGGTTTTCCAAAGTCTTGGAAAATCCTATTTTTTCATCAAACTCTCTAAAAAGAAGTTCACCCGTATCCGAGGAAAGAGAACCTCCATCATTTGACAATTTAATTTTACGATTGAAATCAAGTGTTAATTGCGATAAAGTAGCCATTATAAGAATCCTTTCTGTGGTTATTTTGTGGTGATTTAACCTTAACAGAAATGGATTCTTTTTTCATTTATTTGATGCATAACTAAATGAGCTGGGCTACTTGATAAACAAGCATTCAATGGCTTATCAATGTGTTTTCATGAATATTTCAGGTTTGTATATTTACTATATTACATTTTTCCAAAAATGTTAACTTAAAACATTTCTGATTCGACTAATTACCTTTTCTTTGCCTAATAATTCAACAGTATTTGGAAGTTCTGGTCCATG is a genomic window containing:
- a CDS encoding transposase, coding for MATLSQLTLDFNRKIKLSNDGGSLSSDTGELLFREFDEKIGFSKTLENHLKLDDPRAYYFHSNENLLRQKIYQIIAGYYEDDAADQLTRDPVFTQIIDTPALASQPSLSRFYTRFNQESIDHLNQANQELRDKIHAFRKSQALFIDLDSTHSDTYGNQES